A region of Osmerus eperlanus chromosome 9, fOsmEpe2.1, whole genome shotgun sequence DNA encodes the following proteins:
- the LOC134026932 gene encoding regulator of G-protein signaling 6-like: protein MAEGTRDQGSIGNSDPEEDSPNMTVYRKIEDIITRIQDEKTGGLAIRTVKSFLSRIPSVVSGADIVQWLMKNLSIEDAVEAVHLGSLVAALGYMFPISDHVLTLKDDSTLYRFQAPYFWPSNCWEPENTDYAIYLCKRTMQNKARLELADYEAENLARLQRAFARKWEFIFLQAEAQVKIDRKKDKAERKILDSQERAFWDVHRPVPGCVNTTEMDIRKCRRERNPQRVKKSVYGVTDEGQTHSPVHFPFQPARKLTKGDMEKEITFLNTQLDRHCMKMSKVADSLMSYTEQFAEYDAFVSLPEPSNPWISDDAAFWDLEASRDPNQRRVKRWGFSLDEALKDPAGRGQFLRFLESEFSSENLKFWLAVQELKRRPLQEVAGRAQEIWREFLEEGAPNSINLDSRSYELTSHNLRDPGRYSFEDAQEHIFKLMKSDSYARFLRSSIYQDLLLGRRKTQPESEQGRRTSLEKFTRSVGKSLTGKRLTGLMQSS from the exons ATCGAAGACATCATTACCAGGATTCAGGATGAGAAGACCGGCGGTCTGGCCATCCGCACCGTCAAGAGCTTCCTGTCCAGGATCCCAAGTgtggtgtcag GAGCAGATATCGTTCAATGGCTGATGAAGAATCTGTCCATCGAGGATGccg TGGAGGCCGTGCACCTGGGCAGCCTGGTGGCCGCGCTGGGCTACATGTTCCCCATCTCTGACCATGTCCTCACGCTGAAGGATGACAGCACCTTGTACCGCTTTCAG GCTCCGTATTTTTGGCCGTCTAACTGCTGGGAGCCTGAGAACACAGATTATG CTATATACTTGTGTAAACGCACCATGCAGAATAAAGCCAGACTGGAGCTAGCAGACTACGAGGCT GAGAACCTGGCCAGACTTCAGAGAGCCTTTGCCAGGAAGTGGGAGTTCATCTTCCTGCAAGCAGAAGCACAAGTCAA gattgacaggaagaaGGATAAAGCAGAACGGAAGATTCTGGACAGTCAGGAGAGGGCGTTCTGGGACGTCCATCGACCTGTG CCAGGCTGTGTTAACACCACAGAAATGGACATCCGCAAGTGCCGTCGAGAGAGGAATCCACAGAGAGTCAAAAAG tCGGTGTACGGAGTGACGGACGAGGGCCAGACTCACAGCCCCGTCCACTTCCCCTTCCAGCCGGCCAGGAAGCTCACCAAAGGCGACATGGAGAAGGAG atcaCCTTCCTCAACACCCAGCTGGACAGACACTGCATGAAGATGTCCAAGGTGGCAGACAGCCTCATGAGCTACACGGAGCAGTTTGCAGAGTACGATGCCTTCGTGTCGTTGCCGGAGCCGTCCAACCCCTGGATCAGCGACGATGCTGCCTTCTGGGACCTGGAGGCCAG CCGGGATCCCAACCAGCGCCGAGTGAAGAGGTGGGGATTCTCTCTGGACGAGGCCCTGAAGGATCCGGCCGGGAGAGGCCAGTTCCTCCGCTTCCTGGAGTCGGAGTTCAGCTCGGAGAACCTCAA GTTCTGGCTGGCGGTGCAGGAGCTGAAGCGGAGGCCGCTGCAGGAGGTGGCAGGGCGGGCGCAGGAGATCTGGAGAGAgttcctggaggagggagcgCCCAACTCTATCAACCTGGACTCCCGGAGCTACGAGCTCACCAGCCACAACCTCAGAGACCCTGGCCGCTACAGCTTTGAGGATGCTCAG GAGCACATCTTCAAGCTGATGAAAAGCGACAGCTACGCCCGCTTCCTGAGATCCAGCATCTACCAGGACCTGCTGCTGGGCCGGAGGAAG ACACAGCCAGAGAGCGAGCAGGGCCGTCGCACCTCCCTGGAGAAGTTCACCCGCAGCGtg GGCAAGTCTCTGACGGGCAAGCGCCTGACGGGCCTGATGCAGTCGTCCTGA